The following proteins are encoded in a genomic region of Herminiimonas arsenicoxydans:
- the prpD gene encoding 2-methyl citrate dehydratase (Evidence 2a : Function of homologous gene experimentally demonstrated in an other organism; PubMedId : 12473114, 21642584; Product type e : enzyme), with the protein MSAHISNVRPEYDKVLVDIVDYVTTYKISSKLAYDTARNCLIDTLGCGLEALEYPACKKLLGPIVPGTIVPNGAKVPGTQFQLDPVQAAFNIGTMIRWLDFNDTWLAAEWGHPSDNLGGILATADWLSRNAVAAGKQPLTMKDVLTGMIKAHEIQGCIALENSFNKVGLDHVVLVKVASTAVVAEMLGLSRDEILNAVSLAWVDGQSLRTYRHSPNTGSRKSWAAGDATSRAVRLALITRTGEMGYPSVLTAKTWGFYDVLFKGQPFKFQRKYESYVMENVLFKISFPAEFHSQTAVEAAMTLHAELAKAGKKIEDTKKITIRTHEACIRIIDKKGPLDNPADRDHCIQYMVAVPLIFGRLTASDYEDDIATDQRIDVLRDKIVCVEDPAFTRDYHDPKKRSIANALTVEFKDGKKLKEIVVEYPVGHARRRKEGIPLLEAKFKINLARQFPARQQLNILDVSLDQKKLEAMPVHEYMDLYVI; encoded by the coding sequence ATGTCTGCTCATATTTCAAATGTCCGCCCAGAATACGACAAGGTATTGGTCGACATCGTTGACTACGTCACCACGTACAAAATTTCTTCCAAGCTCGCCTACGACACCGCGCGCAATTGCCTGATCGATACGCTGGGTTGCGGCCTGGAAGCACTGGAATATCCGGCATGCAAAAAATTGCTGGGGCCGATAGTGCCGGGCACGATCGTCCCGAATGGCGCAAAAGTACCGGGCACGCAATTCCAGCTCGATCCGGTGCAAGCGGCATTCAATATCGGCACGATGATCCGCTGGCTGGATTTCAACGACACCTGGCTGGCAGCGGAATGGGGCCATCCATCCGACAATCTGGGCGGCATCCTCGCCACTGCCGACTGGCTGTCGCGCAACGCTGTCGCCGCCGGAAAACAGCCGCTGACGATGAAAGACGTGCTGACCGGCATGATCAAGGCGCATGAAATCCAGGGTTGCATCGCACTGGAAAATTCTTTCAATAAAGTCGGCCTCGATCACGTGGTGCTGGTCAAGGTAGCCTCGACTGCGGTCGTTGCAGAAATGCTCGGCCTGTCCCGCGATGAAATTCTGAATGCGGTGTCGCTGGCCTGGGTCGATGGCCAGTCATTGCGGACGTATCGCCATTCGCCCAATACCGGTTCGCGCAAATCATGGGCGGCCGGCGATGCAACTTCACGCGCCGTACGGCTCGCACTGATCACCAGGACCGGCGAGATGGGTTACCCGTCGGTGCTGACCGCCAAGACCTGGGGCTTCTACGATGTGCTGTTCAAGGGCCAGCCCTTCAAGTTCCAGCGCAAATATGAATCGTATGTAATGGAAAACGTGCTGTTCAAGATTTCCTTCCCGGCAGAATTCCATTCGCAAACTGCGGTGGAAGCGGCGATGACGCTGCATGCCGAACTGGCTAAAGCCGGCAAGAAAATCGAAGACACCAAAAAAATCACCATCCGCACGCACGAAGCCTGCATCCGCATCATCGACAAAAAAGGCCCGCTCGACAATCCGGCCGACCGCGATCACTGCATCCAGTACATGGTTGCCGTGCCGCTGATCTTCGGTCGCCTGACCGCGTCCGATTACGAAGACGATATCGCGACCGACCAGCGCATCGACGTACTGCGCGACAAGATCGTGTGCGTGGAAGATCCTGCCTTCACCAGGGATTATCACGATCCCAAGAAGCGCTCGATTGCGAATGCACTGACAGTCGAATTCAAGGACGGCAAGAAATTGAAGGAAATCGTCGTTGAATATCCGGTCGGCCATGCACGTCGTCGCAAGGAAGGCATACCGCTACTGGAAGCCAAATTCAAGATCAATCTGGCACGGCAATTCCCCGCCAGGCAGCAACTGAACATTCTGGATGTATCGCTGGATCAGAAAAAACTGGAAGCGATGCCGGTTCACGAATATATGGATTTGTAT